A stretch of Methanococcus voltae DNA encodes these proteins:
- a CDS encoding TATA-box-binding protein → MEPEIKIVNVVVSTQIGTDIDLEYAADVLDNAEYEPEQFPGLVCRLSDPKVALLIFRSGKLNCTGAKSKSDAEIAIKKIIAELKEAGMEIIDNPEVSIQNMVATTELGMEPNLDDISTLECTEYEPEQFPGLVYILSDPKVVVLIFGSGKVVITGLKKIDDAYTAFNKILTTLKELEEEFY, encoded by the coding sequence ATGGAGCCTGAAATAAAGATTGTTAACGTGGTAGTTTCTACACAAATAGGAACAGATATAGACTTAGAATATGCTGCAGATGTTTTAGACAACGCAGAATATGAACCAGAGCAGTTTCCTGGTTTAGTGTGTAGATTAAGCGACCCTAAAGTTGCATTGTTGATATTTAGAAGTGGTAAATTAAACTGTACTGGTGCTAAAAGTAAATCAGACGCTGAAATAGCAATTAAAAAGATAATTGCAGAACTTAAAGAAGCTGGTATGGAAATAATTGATAATCCTGAAGTTAGCATTCAAAATATGGTTGCCACAACCGAATTAGGTATGGAACCTAACTTAGACGATATTTCCACATTGGAATGTACAGAATATGAACCAGAGCAGTTCCCTGGTTTAGTTTACATATTAAGCGACCCTAAAGTTGTAGTGTTAATATTTGGTAGCGGTAAGGTTGTAATAACCGGTTTAAAGAAAATTGATGATGCTTACACAGCATTTAATAAAATATTAACAACGTTAAAAGAACTTGAAGAAGAATTTTATTAA
- the rpl12p gene encoding 50S ribosomal protein P1, with translation MEYIYAALLLNSADKEITEDAVKAVLTAAGIEADDARVKALVAALEGVDIAEAIAKAAAAPVAVAAAAPAAEAPAEEKKEEKKEDTGAAAAAGLGALFG, from the coding sequence ATGGAATACATATACGCAGCTTTATTATTAAACTCAGCAGATAAAGAAATTACAGAAGATGCAGTTAAAGCAGTTTTAACCGCAGCTGGTATCGAAGCAGACGATGCAAGAGTTAAAGCATTAGTTGCTGCTTTAGAAGGAGTAGACATTGCAGAAGCTATCGCAAAAGCAGCAGCAGCTCCAGTAGCAGTTGCAGCAGCAGCTCCAGCAGCTGAAGCTCCAGCAGAAGAGAAAAAAGAAGAGAAAAAAGAAGACACCGGTGCTGCAGCAGCAGCTGGTTTAGGTGCTTTATTCGGATAA
- a CDS encoding 50S ribosomal protein L10, with product MSEVKSEHKIASWKVDEVNALKDLLKSGNVVAIIDMMEVPSVQLQEIRDNIRDLMTLRMSRNTLMKRAIEEVAEETNNPSFTKLVDCLEKGAAIIATEMNPFKLYKTLNESKSPAPIKAGATAPCDIEIKAGSTGMPPGPFLSELKAVGLPAAIEKGKIGIKEDTIVAKEGDVVSAKLAVVLSKLDIKPMEVGLNVLGVYEDGIIYDSSVLKIDEDEFLAKLQNAYTGAFNLSVNAAIPTAETIETIVQKAFSNAKAVSVESAFLTSETSDAIIGKANAQMLAVAKLAGDDALDEELQSMVSGSEAVSEAPAAEEAPAEEEKKEEAPASVGMGLLF from the coding sequence ATGAGCGAAGTAAAATCAGAACATAAGATTGCCTCTTGGAAAGTAGATGAAGTTAACGCATTGAAAGACTTACTTAAAAGTGGTAACGTAGTTGCAATTATTGACATGATGGAAGTTCCTTCAGTTCAACTTCAAGAAATTAGAGACAACATCAGAGACTTAATGACTTTGAGAATGTCAAGAAATACATTGATGAAAAGAGCGATTGAAGAAGTCGCTGAGGAAACAAATAATCCTTCATTTACAAAATTAGTAGATTGTTTGGAAAAAGGTGCTGCAATCATTGCAACCGAAATGAACCCATTCAAACTTTACAAGACTCTTAACGAGAGCAAAAGCCCTGCACCAATTAAAGCTGGCGCTACTGCACCTTGTGATATTGAAATTAAAGCTGGTTCAACAGGTATGCCACCTGGACCATTTTTAAGTGAATTGAAAGCTGTAGGTTTACCTGCTGCAATCGAGAAAGGTAAAATTGGAATCAAAGAAGATACAATTGTTGCTAAAGAAGGAGATGTAGTATCCGCTAAATTAGCTGTGGTATTATCAAAATTAGATATTAAACCTATGGAAGTAGGTTTAAACGTATTGGGCGTTTATGAAGATGGAATCATTTACGACTCCAGTGTGTTAAAAATTGATGAGGATGAATTCCTCGCTAAATTACAAAATGCTTACACAGGTGCATTTAACTTATCAGTTAATGCAGCAATTCCTACTGCAGAAACAATTGAAACAATCGTTCAAAAAGCATTCTCCAATGCTAAGGCTGTATCAGTTGAAAGTGCATTCTTAACATCAGAAACCTCAGACGCTATTATAGGAAAAGCTAACGCTCAAATGTTAGCAGTTGCTAAATTAGCTGGTGATGATGCTTTAGATGAGGAATTACAATCAATGGTAAGTGGTTCAGAAGCAGTATCTGAAGCTCCAGCAGCTGAAGAAGCTCCTGCGGAAGAAGAGAAAAAAGAAGAAGCTCCTGCATCAGTAGGTATGGGTTTATTATTCTAA
- a CDS encoding 50S ribosomal protein L1, producing the protein MDSVNILNAVKEARNSAKPRNFTQSVDLIINLKELDLSRPENRMKQQIVLPSGLGKEINIAVIAKGDLAAQAESMGLTVIRQEELEELGKNKKQAKKLANANQFFIAQADMMPIVGKSLGAVLGPRGKMPQPVPANANLKPLVERFGKTISINTRDKAFFQVYVGKESMSDEELAANIETVLNTVARKYEKGLYHVKSAFTKLTMGASAPIEK; encoded by the coding sequence ATGGATAGTGTAAACATATTAAACGCAGTGAAGGAGGCTCGAAATTCAGCAAAGCCGCGAAACTTCACACAGTCTGTTGACCTTATCATAAACCTCAAAGAGCTTGATTTGTCAAGACCTGAAAACAGGATGAAACAACAAATCGTACTCCCAAGTGGTTTAGGAAAAGAAATCAACATCGCTGTGATTGCTAAGGGAGATTTAGCAGCTCAAGCTGAAAGCATGGGCCTCACTGTAATTAGACAGGAAGAATTAGAAGAATTAGGAAAAAATAAAAAACAAGCTAAGAAATTAGCTAACGCAAACCAGTTCTTTATTGCACAAGCAGATATGATGCCTATTGTAGGTAAATCCTTGGGTGCCGTTTTAGGTCCAAGAGGTAAAATGCCTCAACCTGTTCCTGCTAATGCAAATCTTAAACCATTAGTTGAAAGATTTGGTAAAACTATTAGCATCAACACAAGAGATAAAGCATTTTTCCAGGTTTACGTAGGTAAAGAATCAATGAGTGATGAAGAACTTGCAGCAAACATCGAAACAGTATTAAATACTGTTGCTAGGAAGTATGAAAAAGGACTTTACCACGTTAAAAGTGCATTTACAAAACTTACCATGGGTGCTTCAGCACCGATAGAAAAGTAG
- a CDS encoding DUF5683 domain-containing protein, whose amino-acid sequence MAEIKYCQHCGFKLENDEDVCPQCNKFCSDTLQDLKNSYNVPSITINNENNNDTNVTSASDSQSESESDSESEAKNTNISSNINKNTNMGYPAGFNRYIKSPALAAILSFFIPGLGQIYNGEIIKGIIIIVLFVISFFAIAILIGFIMLPIVWLYAVCEAYNTANKINRGYIVP is encoded by the coding sequence ATGGCAGAAATAAAGTATTGTCAACATTGTGGTTTCAAATTAGAAAACGACGAAGATGTGTGTCCTCAATGCAATAAATTTTGTTCTGACACACTCCAGGACTTAAAAAATTCATATAATGTTCCTTCAATAACTATTAACAATGAAAATAATAATGATACGAATGTTACAAGTGCGTCTGATTCCCAGAGTGAGAGTGAGAGCGATAGTGAATCAGAAGCCAAAAATACAAATATTAGTTCAAATATTAATAAAAATACTAATATGGGCTATCCTGCAGGTTTTAACAGATATATTAAAAGTCCAGCGCTTGCTGCAATATTATCCTTTTTTATACCGGGTTTAGGTCAAATATACAATGGTGAAATAATAAAAGGAATTATTATTATAGTATTATTCGTTATATCATTCTTTGCCATAGCCATATTAATTGGGTTTATTATGTTACCAATTGTTTGGTTATATGCAGTCTGTGAAGCTTATAACACCGCAAATAAAATTAATAGAGGTTATATTGTCCCATAA
- a CDS encoding DUF4352 domain-containing protein, protein MKNNNILKIFLCVMVSLVVMCSGCVSSSSSDSADDVVVEKTSTNDNTEPKENEETKDDEKPKTEEPVEEGLPDEYVAVFYEAYSTKSFDGSYGKEEAADGKKYLIVDITVYNNGYDEISVNPLYFDAIVDGVEYDYSIDSYSLENDLDSVNLRNGGKTSGSLAFEIPEDSSSTYSIEYNPITWDKLNIIYNPEDVDIEEAQKAAASSSNTGAEKSTPTTSNDDTDSDSVNIITAATVTESFNYNIGSYEYTREAPSGKTYLITYISIENNGYDEISTSPLYFDAIVDGVGYSYASDTYSLENHLESVDLRNGGKTSGLLIYEIPKGSDSYELEYDPISWDKLNIKYEYISWDEIE, encoded by the coding sequence ATGAAAAATAATAATATATTAAAAATTTTTCTTTGTGTTATGGTATCCCTCGTTGTAATGTGTAGCGGTTGCGTCTCTTCTTCGTCATCAGATAGTGCTGATGATGTAGTAGTGGAAAAAACCAGCACAAACGATAATACCGAACCTAAAGAAAACGAAGAAACTAAAGATGATGAAAAACCTAAAACTGAGGAACCCGTAGAAGAAGGGCTACCTGACGAATACGTCGCAGTATTTTATGAAGCATACTCCACTAAAAGCTTTGATGGAAGTTATGGTAAAGAAGAAGCTGCAGATGGTAAAAAATACTTAATTGTTGATATTACAGTATATAACAATGGATATGATGAAATTAGCGTAAATCCATTGTACTTTGATGCAATTGTTGATGGCGTAGAATATGACTACAGTATTGATAGTTATAGCTTAGAAAATGATTTAGACAGTGTAAATTTAAGAAACGGTGGTAAAACCAGCGGTTCATTAGCATTTGAAATTCCAGAAGATAGTAGTTCAACATATAGCATTGAATATAACCCAATTACGTGGGATAAATTGAATATAATATACAATCCTGAAGATGTAGATATTGAAGAAGCTCAAAAAGCTGCTGCTTCAAGTTCAAATACCGGTGCTGAAAAGTCAACACCTACTACTTCAAATGATGATACAGATTCAGACTCTGTAAACATCATAACTGCAGCTACAGTGACTGAATCATTTAACTACAATATTGGAAGTTATGAATACACAAGAGAAGCCCCATCTGGTAAAACATACCTTATCACATATATTTCCATTGAAAATAATGGATATGATGAGATATCAACAAGCCCATTGTACTTTGATGCAATTGTTGATGGCGTAGGATATTCATATGCTTCAGATACATACAGCTTAGAAAACCATTTGGAAAGTGTAGATTTAAGAAACGGCGGTAAAACCAGCGGTTTATTAATATACGAAATTCCAAAAGGTTCCGACAGCTACGAACTCGAATACGACCCAATTTCGTGGGATAAATTGAATATTAAATACGAATATATCTCATGGGATGAAATTGAATAA
- a CDS encoding DNA-directed RNA polymerase subunit L, translated as MIKITKQAENYLEFELTNEDHSLPNILKDILLSKENVIMASYNVEHPVLDPESGKYISNPLLVLETVEGTNAVEILKESLSDLIALCDEGLNDL; from the coding sequence ATGATTAAAATTACAAAACAAGCGGAAAACTATTTGGAATTTGAATTAACAAACGAAGACCACTCATTACCAAATATACTAAAAGATATTTTATTGTCAAAAGAAAACGTTATAATGGCTTCTTACAATGTTGAACACCCTGTTTTAGACCCTGAAAGCGGTAAATATATTTCAAATCCTCTTTTAGTTTTAGAAACTGTAGAGGGAACCAATGCAGTTGAAATTTTAAAAGAAAGTTTAAGCGATTTAATAGCTTTATGTGATGAAGGACTAAATGACTTATAA
- a CDS encoding DUF2067 domain-containing protein — protein MKRVISVSGSEEETVEICEKVAKLSLECSFDSKVKSTDGSISSIMIKLYGNDRNKLKEDHKDILAIITDVKNKYNANKKGMFTYKLNDLKTPVNKDLIIDALKYSKIKHEYIKEDNELLAKITAQELDDLLKDLQEIYVDLSYYPIGSKPVKNAIVIGVYISGLEMDEILELGLEEGCFREEDDRIVLNMDITKVKNILCNSKKSI, from the coding sequence ATGAAAAGAGTTATATCAGTTAGTGGTTCTGAAGAAGAAACAGTGGAAATATGTGAAAAGGTTGCTAAATTAAGTTTAGAGTGTTCTTTCGATTCAAAAGTAAAAAGTACTGACGGCTCAATTTCAAGTATTATGATAAAGCTTTATGGTAATGACCGTAATAAATTAAAAGAAGACCATAAAGATATTTTAGCAATAATAACCGATGTAAAAAATAAATACAATGCAAATAAAAAAGGAATGTTCACATATAAATTAAATGATTTAAAAACACCAGTTAATAAAGATTTAATAATAGATGCATTAAAATATTCCAAAATAAAGCACGAATACATTAAAGAAGATAATGAGTTGCTTGCAAAAATAACTGCGCAAGAGTTAGATGATTTACTTAAAGATTTACAAGAAATCTATGTCGATTTGTCATATTACCCAATAGGTTCTAAACCGGTTAAAAATGCCATAGTAATTGGTGTTTATATATCAGGCTTGGAAATGGATGAAATATTAGAATTAGGTCTCGAAGAAGGATGTTTTAGGGAAGAAGATGATAGAATAGTGCTTAATATGGATATTACTAAGGTAAAAAATATACTATGCAATTCAAAGAAGTCAATTTAA
- a CDS encoding tyrosine--tRNA ligase, with protein MNADEKFELIKRNTVEIIGEDDLKEMLSDETNKREKIAYIGFEPSGKIHMGHYLQIRKMMDLHKAGFKVVILLADFHAYLNQKGTLEDIGKLGEYNKSVFEAMGLEAEYIYGSEYQLGAKYTEDVYKLALRTTLKRARRSMEVIAREDDNPKVAEVVYPLMQANDIKHLNVAVAVGGMEQRKIHVLARELLPNMDFESPICLHNPVLSGLDGVGKMSSSKGNLIAADDEDKDIKKKIKEAYCPMKEVDGNPILEIAHYYLEYPAELKRPEKYGGNVVFESYEDLEKAYVEGLHPMDLKNMVAESMIKIITPIREKMKGMNI; from the coding sequence ATGAACGCTGATGAAAAATTTGAACTTATTAAACGAAATACTGTTGAAATAATCGGAGAAGATGACTTAAAAGAAATGTTATCCGACGAAACAAACAAAAGGGAAAAAATAGCATACATAGGTTTTGAACCAAGTGGTAAAATACATATGGGGCACTATTTACAAATTAGAAAAATGATGGATTTGCATAAAGCAGGTTTTAAAGTTGTAATTTTATTAGCAGACTTCCACGCTTACTTAAATCAAAAAGGTACGCTCGAAGACATCGGTAAATTAGGCGAATACAATAAATCAGTATTTGAAGCTATGGGACTTGAAGCAGAATATATTTACGGTTCCGAGTACCAATTAGGTGCAAAATATACCGAAGACGTGTATAAATTAGCTTTAAGAACTACCTTAAAGAGAGCAAGAAGAAGTATGGAAGTTATTGCAAGAGAGGACGATAACCCGAAAGTAGCTGAGGTAGTTTACCCATTGATGCAAGCAAATGATATAAAACACTTAAATGTGGCTGTTGCAGTTGGTGGAATGGAACAAAGAAAAATACACGTTTTAGCAAGAGAATTATTGCCAAATATGGATTTTGAATCGCCAATATGCTTACACAACCCTGTTTTATCCGGTTTAGACGGTGTTGGTAAAATGTCATCTTCTAAAGGCAATTTAATTGCAGCAGATGACGAAGACAAAGATATTAAGAAAAAAATAAAAGAAGCATACTGTCCAATGAAGGAAGTCGATGGAAACCCAATTTTAGAGATTGCACATTATTATTTAGAGTACCCTGCAGAATTAAAAAGACCTGAAAAATACGGTGGCAATGTCGTATTTGAATCTTACGAAGACTTAGAAAAAGCATACGTAGAAGGTTTACACCCAATGGATTTAAAAAATATGGTTGCAGAATCAATGATTAAAATAATAACCCCGATTAGGGAAAAAATGAAAGGAATGAATATTTAA
- a CDS encoding mechanosensitive ion channel family protein, with protein sequence MELLYDVFFGNPLYKYFDCIIYVILGVVVAKLIKLLLEYHLKRKYARGKRGIDAIFIESLSTPIVIFLFTSAIRYAALSLVLEPHFRILLDDAIDISYITAMLIFSLSFIDKIFLEYIVPRIETSDNRLHGHILPPVRKLLKIIVILGAIILALENMGFNIATVVAGLGIGGLAVALASKPTLENFIAGILIYTDNTFITHDWIKWGNGQGLVEEIGLRSTKVRSFDDSLLIIPNTDIISSEIENKSARRKRRTITTLGLTYDTTKEEIIKATDIVKKILNDEDGVVHPIRVNFTNYGAYSLDIRVEYYVNNLSYEYYLNTCENVNLKIRERFEKENLKFAFPSQTLYLSKEEDENTSESNEKDKK encoded by the coding sequence ATGGAATTATTATATGATGTATTTTTTGGAAATCCTCTTTATAAATATTTTGACTGTATAATCTACGTAATTTTGGGGGTAGTAGTTGCAAAATTAATAAAATTGCTTTTAGAATATCACTTAAAAAGGAAATATGCTCGTGGAAAGCGTGGGATAGATGCAATATTTATCGAATCTTTAAGTACTCCTATTGTGATATTTTTATTTACCAGTGCAATCCGTTATGCAGCTCTTTCTTTAGTATTGGAGCCTCATTTTAGGATATTATTGGATGACGCCATAGATATATCTTATATTACTGCAATGCTAATATTTTCATTATCTTTTATAGATAAGATATTCTTAGAATATATTGTGCCACGGATTGAAACGTCCGATAATCGATTACATGGACATATATTACCGCCCGTTAGAAAACTATTAAAAATAATTGTTATATTGGGCGCTATAATATTAGCTCTTGAAAATATGGGTTTTAATATTGCAACAGTTGTAGCAGGTTTAGGTATTGGAGGTTTGGCCGTAGCTTTAGCTTCAAAACCTACTTTAGAAAATTTTATCGCAGGAATTTTAATATATACGGATAATACATTTATAACACATGATTGGATAAAATGGGGTAATGGTCAAGGTTTAGTGGAGGAAATAGGTCTTAGAAGCACGAAAGTACGTTCTTTTGATGACAGTTTGCTAATAATACCAAATACTGATATAATAAGCTCAGAAATTGAAAATAAAAGTGCAAGGCGAAAAAGAAGGACAATTACTACATTAGGTCTTACTTATGACACTACAAAAGAAGAAATTATCAAGGCAACAGATATCGTAAAGAAAATATTAAATGATGAAGATGGTGTCGTGCATCCAATACGTGTAAATTTTACTAATTACGGGGCTTATTCATTAGATATCCGTGTAGAATACTATGTTAATAATTTAAGTTATGAATATTACTTAAATACTTGTGAAAATGTAAATTTAAAAATAAGGGAAAGATTTGAAAAAGAAAATTTAAAATTCGCATTCCCATCACAAACGTTGTATTTATCTAAAGAAGAAGATGAAAATACTTCAGAATCTAATGAAAAAGATAAGAAATAG
- a CDS encoding replication factor C large subunit, whose amino-acid sequence MEWVEKYRPKSMNDVAGQNKTKEQLITWIEEYIQNGGYHKPLLLAGPPGCGKTTLAYALANDYNFEVIELNASDKRNKNVIQQVVGTAAVSKSLSGRRSLIILDEVDGLSGNDDRGGVSEIIKVAKTAKNPIILTANDPYKLNLSTLRNSVHLVNVSSVHTNSIPPVLRKIALQEGYEVDPKAIKMIASHASGDLRAAINDLESLLIGRTSPMETEDVRNLADRDSKGNIFDAVRIALKTTHYDIAVSTTRDLNEDIGTIQEWLAENIPREYQKPHEIAKAYDYISKSDIYLGRVYRRQHFGFWKYASALMTAGVALSKDEKYRGFIRYSPPTIFTKLSRSKVQRQKTKALALKIGQKVHLSSKRAMEYMRLLPVIFENDMDASIGLIEYFELTKDEVEFLSKKPIASKIFKTIQKNEKEKLKERKKELKELEKLNKSNKLTNTSTKVKNSPKVDNPLEEFLKNPKKETNEENDAQNQNFEDNTTKDANLEKNEDLGGIPKNQITLDKFF is encoded by the coding sequence ATGGAATGGGTTGAAAAATATAGACCTAAATCGATGAATGATGTAGCAGGGCAAAATAAAACCAAAGAACAATTAATAACCTGGATTGAAGAGTATATTCAAAATGGAGGATATCATAAACCATTATTACTTGCAGGACCTCCAGGTTGTGGAAAAACCACTTTAGCGTATGCTTTAGCTAATGATTACAATTTTGAAGTAATTGAGCTAAATGCGAGTGATAAAAGGAATAAAAACGTAATACAGCAAGTTGTAGGTACTGCTGCAGTCTCAAAATCTTTGAGCGGTAGACGTTCTTTGATAATATTAGATGAAGTAGACGGTTTGTCAGGTAATGACGATAGAGGAGGGGTTTCTGAAATCATTAAGGTTGCAAAAACCGCCAAAAATCCAATAATACTTACTGCAAACGACCCGTATAAATTAAATCTTTCTACACTCCGAAATTCTGTTCATCTTGTAAATGTGAGTTCCGTACATACAAATTCGATACCTCCCGTACTTAGGAAAATAGCATTACAAGAAGGGTATGAAGTTGACCCTAAAGCTATTAAAATGATTGCTTCACACGCTAGCGGTGATTTAAGGGCTGCTATCAACGATTTAGAATCTTTACTAATTGGTAGAACATCCCCTATGGAAACAGAAGATGTAAGAAACTTGGCTGACCGGGATAGCAAAGGAAATATTTTCGATGCAGTTAGAATTGCCTTAAAAACTACCCATTACGACATTGCAGTTTCAACAACCAGGGATTTAAACGAAGATATTGGAACGATTCAAGAATGGTTGGCGGAAAACATACCTCGAGAATACCAAAAACCTCACGAAATAGCTAAAGCTTATGATTATATTTCTAAATCTGATATTTACTTAGGTAGGGTATATAGGAGACAGCATTTCGGATTTTGGAAATATGCTTCAGCATTAATGACCGCAGGGGTTGCACTTTCTAAGGACGAAAAATATAGAGGTTTTATACGATATTCGCCACCTACGATATTCACGAAATTAAGTAGGTCTAAAGTTCAACGTCAAAAAACCAAAGCATTAGCCCTTAAAATAGGTCAAAAAGTACATTTGTCATCTAAACGTGCTATGGAATATATGCGATTATTACCAGTTATTTTTGAGAACGATATGGACGCTTCAATTGGATTAATTGAATATTTCGAGTTAACAAAAGACGAAGTGGAATTTTTAAGTAAAAAACCGATTGCAAGTAAAATATTTAAAACAATTCAAAAAAATGAGAAAGAAAAATTAAAAGAACGGAAAAAAGAACTTAAAGAATTGGAAAAACTTAATAAATCGAATAAATTAACTAATACAAGTACTAAAGTTAAAAACTCCCCTAAAGTGGATAACCCATTAGAAGAATTCTTAAAAAACCCCAAAAAGGAAACTAACGAAGAAAATGATGCCCAAAATCAAAATTTCGAAGATAATACAACTAAAGACGCTAATCTTGAAAAAAATGAGGATTTAGGAGGTATACCTAAAAATCAAATTACATTGGACAAATTCTTCTAA